The Verrucomicrobiota bacterium DNA segment TTGAAAGCCGCCGCGATCATCCAGACCAGCGGCGATACGGTCGCGATCGCGAGTACGGCCGTGCCGCCAAACAAGAGCATCTTCGAGAGCCGGCGGGGTGAACCTGCGCCGTTGATCGGCCGAGCCGGCGGCTTGACGGGAGATTCAGGCATAATGGAAGCGGCCGCCCCTGGTGGCGATGAAAAGGAGGATGGTGATCGCGAGAAGAATCAGGACCAGGACAGACGCCATCGCGGCGGCGTACCCATAATTATTGAACTGAAACGCCTGCTGGTAGATGTAGAAAATTACCAATGACGTTGAGTTGGCAGGGCCGCCCTTGGTCATAACGTAAATCAGGTCAAACCCCTGGGACCCGGCCACGGCGGAGACGACCGAAACGAGCAGGACAAAAAAGCTGGTCGGCCGCAGCATCGGCAGCGTGATGCGGGTAAAGGTAGCCCAGGCGCCCGCCCCATCGATCCGAGCCGCGTCGTAGTATTCTTGTGGTATTTCCTGCAGGCCGGCCAGGAAAAGAATCATGTAATACCCCATGAGGAACCAGATCGTGACCAGGAGAACCGATCCTAACGCGAAGCGGGGATCGCCCAGCCACGAGTGACCGGGAAAGCCGGCCGTTTCCAGGAGGCGGTTAATAAAGCCTATTTTGTCGATCAACAGCACCTGCCAGACCAGCCCGATGACGACCAGGCTGATCACGTTAGGGACGAAGAACATGCTGCGGAACAGGCCGACAAAGGGAATTTTTTGCTTCACCAGCAGCGCCAGGGCTAAACCGGAGACATACAAGCCCGGCACGAGAATCACGACGTAGGTGATCGTGACCCACAGGCTTTTCAGAAACAAAGGGTCCTTGAACATCCGGGCGTAATTAGCCAGCCCGATAAATCTGTACGTGCCGAAGCCGCTGACGGAGAAAAAACCGAGCCCCAAGGAGAAGAGCATGGGGAAACCGACGAACACGGCGAGTCCGAGCACGTCAGGCAGAATGAAGAGCCAGGCGATCATCGCCTCCCGCTGGCTGCGGGTGAACCGGCCGCGACGTGGCCGCGGCCGGGCCGCCGGGTCCTGACGCAAAGCGTTTGTGGACACGGAGGGATTCACTTTAGCGGAGCGCCGGAGTACCCTGCCAGGTAAGCGTCTATATTATCGGAAGCCTGGGCCGCTTGCTGGTGTGGATCGGCCCCGGCAAGCTGGCATGCCTGGATGGCGTCGGAAACCGCTTTGTAAACTTCAGGCGGCACGCGCGGCTCACCGCGGCCCGTCGGGAAAATGTCGTCTTTGAATATCTTCATCGGGCCACTGGCGTAGCCGCCGGCCGCCGTCGCCTTTTCGAGCGCGGATTTCCGTGGCGAAATGTCGCTCTTGGCCTTGATGCACCAGTCAACCACCCGCTGGATCGAGTCGTCGCTCATCGAACCAAGCGCCCAGACGCAGAATTTGGCCGCCGTCTCGGGATCCTTGCCTTTCGCGTTGGCGACAAACGCCCAACCGCCCAGGTCCGTTTTGGGTTGTCCGTTGGGAGGCGTCGGGCACGGAAACACCCCGTACTCGAAGTTCGGGGCGTTTTCCCGGAGCGCGCTGATGCCCCAGATCCCGACGTTTTGCAGCGCGCAATAGCCTGCCCCCAGGTTGGCGGCGATATCCGGCCCGCCAAATCCGAGTGCACTTCGCGGCGAGACCCCCTGCTTCACGGCGTCCTGCCAGAACTTAAGCGCTTGCACGGACGCTTCCGAGTTGAAGGCGCTCTTTCTTCCGTCGGGAGTCACCATGTCGCCTCC contains these protein-coding regions:
- a CDS encoding sugar ABC transporter permease; translated protein: MIAWLFILPDVLGLAVFVGFPMLFSLGLGFFSVSGFGTYRFIGLANYARMFKDPLFLKSLWVTITYVVILVPGLYVSGLALALLVKQKIPFVGLFRSMFFVPNVISLVVIGLVWQVLLIDKIGFINRLLETAGFPGHSWLGDPRFALGSVLLVTIWFLMGYYMILFLAGLQEIPQEYYDAARIDGAGAWATFTRITLPMLRPTSFFVLLVSVVSAVAGSQGFDLIYVMTKGGPANSTSLVIFYIYQQAFQFNNYGYAAAMASVLVLILLAITILLFIATRGGRFHYA